One window of Flavobacteriales bacterium genomic DNA carries:
- a CDS encoding ATP-binding protein: protein MIERTLLPELRQRLKGKKAIVLLGARQTGKTTLINELTRELPAVVRFNGDDPAAQRALTDVGQEELKQLLGNASVVVIDEAQRIDGVGLTAKMMIDELGIKVILSGSSALELNNRIQEPLTGRKWTCHLFPITWKELVQHNGLLTARGKLKEVLISGTYPEVLTAEADRDRVLRELADSYLFKDILALTGIRKPRALVDLLRALAWQVGQEVSMSEVARTVGIDMKTAEQYVQYLEQSYIVFRVGPFSRNLRTELRSKQKVYFWDNGIRNAVIGDRSPFIQRQDAGALWENFIVSELHKRNIYADTGARLYYWRTVQQQEIDLIEENNGKLRAMEIKWSPKAKARPPQTFTDAYPKATFEVINNGTFERFLG, encoded by the coding sequence ATGATCGAGCGCACGCTACTTCCGGAACTTCGGCAGCGGTTGAAGGGGAAAAAAGCCATTGTGCTCCTCGGCGCCCGGCAAACGGGAAAGACCACCTTGATCAACGAATTGACGCGGGAACTGCCTGCGGTGGTCCGCTTCAACGGAGATGATCCTGCCGCTCAACGCGCCTTGACGGACGTGGGCCAAGAAGAACTGAAACAGCTGCTTGGCAACGCATCCGTGGTGGTGATCGACGAAGCGCAACGCATCGATGGCGTGGGGCTTACGGCGAAGATGATGATCGATGAGCTTGGCATAAAGGTCATCCTCTCCGGTTCTTCGGCACTGGAGCTGAACAACCGGATCCAAGAGCCGTTGACCGGTCGCAAGTGGACCTGTCATCTCTTTCCGATCACATGGAAGGAGCTGGTGCAGCACAACGGCCTGCTCACCGCCCGTGGAAAGCTGAAGGAGGTCCTGATCTCGGGCACGTACCCGGAGGTGCTTACGGCGGAAGCCGACCGCGACCGGGTGTTGCGCGAACTCGCGGACAGCTATCTGTTCAAGGATATCCTGGCGCTGACGGGGATCCGCAAACCACGCGCCTTGGTTGATCTGCTGCGCGCCTTGGCCTGGCAGGTGGGGCAGGAGGTTTCCATGAGCGAGGTGGCCCGCACGGTGGGTATCGACATGAAGACCGCCGAACAGTACGTCCAGTATCTGGAGCAGAGTTACATTGTGTTCCGTGTCGGGCCGTTCAGCAGGAACCTCCGCACCGAGCTACGTTCAAAGCAGAAGGTCTACTTCTGGGACAATGGCATCCGCAATGCGGTGATCGGCGATCGATCCCCTTTCATCCAACGTCAGGATGCCGGCGCTCTCTGGGAGAATTTCATCGTGTCCGAATTGCACAAGCGTAACATCTACGCGGACACCGGAGCGCGGCTCTACTATTGGCGCACCGTGCAGCAGCAGGAGATCGATCTGATAGAGGAGAACAACGGAAAGTTGCGCGCCATGGAGATCAAGTGGTCGCCCAAAGCGAAGGCGCGCCCCCCGCAGACCTTCACAGATGCCTATCCGAAGGCCACCTTCGAGGTGATCAACAACGGGACTTTTGAGCGGTTTTTGGGGTGA
- a CDS encoding acyl-CoA thioesterase yields the protein MDPKPTTTSYSETTQFVLPNDTNVMDNLFGGQLLKWLDMSCAISAHRHCHRITVTAAVNNVSFDVPIKLGDMVTIKAHVSRAFSTSMEVWADVWTENQFSGERIKCNSAIYTFVAIDEQGKPVPVPPVVPVTEEEKIRFDGALRRRQLRLILAGKMKPMEASELKALFA from the coding sequence ATGGACCCCAAGCCCACGACCACCAGCTATTCCGAGACCACCCAGTTCGTGCTGCCCAACGACACCAACGTGATGGACAACCTCTTCGGTGGCCAGCTGTTGAAGTGGCTGGACATGAGCTGCGCCATCAGCGCCCATCGGCACTGCCATCGCATCACGGTGACCGCCGCGGTGAACAACGTGAGTTTCGACGTGCCCATCAAGCTCGGCGACATGGTGACGATCAAGGCGCATGTGAGCCGCGCGTTCAGCACCAGCATGGAAGTATGGGCCGACGTGTGGACAGAGAACCAGTTCAGTGGGGAGCGCATCAAATGCAACAGCGCCATCTACACGTTCGTGGCCATCGATGAGCAAGGGAAGCCGGTGCCCGTCCCTCCGGTGGTCCCGGTGACCGAGGAGGAGAAGATCCGCTTCGACGGCGCGTTGCGCCGCAGGCAGTTGCGCTTGATCCTGGCCGGTAAGATGAAACCGATGGAGGCGAGCGAACTGAAGGCGCTCTTCGCTTGA
- a CDS encoding peroxiredoxin codes for MLKIGDHAPEVELSDQNSDFFKLSALLGKGPVVVYFYPKDDTPVCTKEACTFRDRHAEFTGLDAVIVGISDDDVASHKRFATAHRLPFTLLSDVDGKAREAFGLRTLLGFKARATFVIDTEGIIRAVVEDRLSAKRHVREALAALRDQGLARS; via the coding sequence ATGCTGAAGATCGGTGACCACGCGCCAGAAGTTGAACTGTCCGACCAGAATAGCGACTTCTTCAAGCTCTCCGCCCTGCTCGGTAAAGGCCCGGTGGTGGTGTACTTCTACCCAAAGGACGATACACCGGTCTGCACCAAGGAGGCGTGCACCTTCCGCGACCGGCACGCCGAATTCACCGGGCTGGACGCGGTCATTGTCGGCATCAGCGATGATGATGTGGCCTCGCACAAGCGCTTCGCTACGGCGCATCGCTTGCCCTTCACGCTCCTCAGCGATGTGGACGGAAAGGCCCGTGAAGCTTTCGGGCTGCGGACTTTATTGGGGTTCAAGGCGCGGGCCACTTTCGTGATCGACACCGAAGGCATCATCCGGGCCGTGGTGGAGGACCGCCTCAGCGCAAAGCGGCATGTGCGCGAAGCCTTGGCGGCGCTGCGCGATCAAGGCTTGGCCAGGTCGTAG
- a CDS encoding type I asparaginase, protein MSTPKVLLIYTGGTIGMVADARSGILQAMDLDHLEEQVPELERMGIALETVSFGTPIDSSDIHPVQWVRIAETIGKRYAEFDGFVVLHGSDTMAYTASALSFLLEDLAKPVILTGSQLPLGTIRTDGKENLLTAIEIAAAKENGKPKVAEVAIYFEYSLYRGNRTVKVHAERFEAFRSPNWPVLAEAGVHIRYDQAALLPRRTGPLRVHKHMDDGIGVIRLFPGIRASWVKALLNDPGLKAAVLTTFGSGNGPTDKDFLDVLREARQRGLILVNVTQCVGGRVEQGRYETSRAFAEMGVVSGMDMTTEAAITKLMFLLGQGFGPEEVMRAMGEALCGEIAAQ, encoded by the coding sequence ATGAGCACGCCCAAGGTTTTATTGATCTACACCGGTGGCACCATCGGCATGGTGGCCGATGCACGAAGCGGTATCCTCCAGGCCATGGACCTGGACCACTTGGAGGAGCAGGTGCCGGAGCTGGAACGCATGGGCATCGCGCTGGAAACAGTGTCCTTCGGCACGCCCATCGACAGCAGTGACATTCATCCTGTCCAATGGGTGCGCATTGCGGAAACGATCGGCAAGCGCTACGCGGAATTCGATGGCTTCGTGGTGTTGCACGGCAGTGATACCATGGCCTATACCGCCAGTGCGCTCAGCTTCTTGCTGGAGGATCTGGCCAAGCCGGTGATCCTCACCGGCAGCCAGCTTCCGCTGGGCACCATCCGGACCGATGGTAAAGAGAATCTCCTAACGGCCATTGAGATCGCTGCAGCGAAGGAGAACGGCAAGCCGAAAGTGGCGGAAGTGGCTATCTATTTCGAATACAGCCTCTACCGTGGCAACCGCACGGTGAAGGTGCATGCGGAGCGCTTTGAAGCCTTCCGGTCACCGAATTGGCCCGTGCTGGCCGAGGCAGGTGTCCATATCCGTTACGACCAAGCTGCGCTGCTTCCCCGGCGTACTGGGCCATTGCGTGTCCATAAGCACATGGACGATGGCATCGGCGTGATCCGCCTGTTCCCGGGGATCCGGGCCTCCTGGGTGAAGGCGCTGCTGAACGACCCCGGTCTGAAAGCCGCCGTGCTCACCACCTTTGGCAGCGGCAACGGGCCCACGGACAAGGATTTTCTCGACGTGCTCCGTGAAGCCAGGCAGCGCGGCCTCATACTGGTGAACGTCACCCAGTGCGTGGGCGGACGTGTGGAGCAGGGGCGCTATGAGACCAGCCGGGCTTTTGCGGAGATGGGCGTGGTAAGCGGAATGGATATGACCACTGAAGCTGCCATCACCAAATTGATGTTTCTCCTGGGCCAAGGCTTTGGCCCGGAAGAGGTGATGCGGGCCATGGGCGAGGCACTCTGCGGTGAAATTGCTGCTCAGTAA
- the dusB gene encoding tRNA dihydrouridine synthase DusB — MPRIGPIELGDFPLLLAPMEDVSDPPFRALCKKHGADLMYTEFISSEGLIRQAAKGMKKLDIFPDERPVGIQLFGGSEDAMEEAARIAERAGPELIDINYGCPVNKVVNKGAGACLLQDVDKMVRLTEKVVKAVKLPVTVKTRLGWSDQTKNIMEVAERLQDVGIQGLSIHGRTRAQLYKGPADWTLIGEVKNNPRIHIPIFGNGDIDSPEKALEYRNRYGVDGLMIGRASIGAPWIFNQIKHFFATGEHLAPPTIDDRVDAAREHFERSLLWKGDHEGVVEMRRHYTNYFKGLPNFKEHRMKLVTENDPRIVLELLEMVRVQFAIAA; from the coding sequence ATGCCCCGCATCGGTCCCATAGAACTCGGCGATTTCCCGCTGCTCCTCGCTCCCATGGAGGACGTGAGCGATCCGCCCTTCCGTGCGCTCTGTAAAAAGCACGGTGCCGACCTGATGTACACCGAGTTCATCAGCAGTGAAGGGCTGATCCGCCAAGCGGCGAAGGGCATGAAAAAGCTGGACATCTTCCCGGATGAACGCCCCGTGGGGATCCAGCTTTTTGGCGGCAGCGAGGATGCCATGGAAGAGGCCGCCCGCATTGCCGAGCGCGCCGGCCCTGAGCTCATCGACATCAACTACGGATGCCCGGTGAACAAGGTGGTGAACAAAGGCGCCGGAGCCTGCCTCTTGCAGGACGTGGACAAGATGGTGCGCCTTACGGAGAAGGTTGTGAAAGCCGTGAAGTTGCCCGTCACCGTGAAGACGCGCTTGGGCTGGAGTGATCAGACGAAGAACATCATGGAGGTGGCCGAGCGCCTGCAGGATGTCGGCATCCAAGGGCTCAGCATCCACGGCCGCACGCGTGCACAGCTCTACAAAGGCCCCGCGGACTGGACCTTGATCGGTGAGGTGAAGAACAACCCGCGCATCCACATCCCCATCTTCGGCAACGGCGACATCGATTCACCGGAGAAAGCGCTGGAATACCGCAACCGCTACGGCGTGGACGGCCTGATGATCGGCCGGGCCAGCATCGGTGCGCCCTGGATCTTCAACCAGATCAAACACTTCTTCGCTACAGGCGAGCACTTGGCCCCGCCCACGATAGACGACCGCGTGGACGCCGCCCGCGAACACTTCGAGCGCAGCCTCCTCTGGAAAGGCGACCACGAGGGCGTGGTGGAGATGCGCCGCCACTACACCAACTACTTCAAGGGCCTCCCGAATTTCAAGGAGCACCGCATGAAGCTGGTGACGGAGAACGATCCGCGCATCGTGCTGGAGCTGTTGGAGATGGTGCGGGTGCAGTTTGCGATCGCAGCATGA
- a CDS encoding TatD family hydrolase has protein sequence MYIDTHAHLYHKQFDNDRAEMVQRALDAGVRKLFLPNIDLTSVEVMHAICDQFPEACFPMMGLHPCSVGEDPSRDLAEVERLLATGRYWAVGEVGIDLHWDKTWLTQQQDAFRQQVRWAKELALPVVIHCRESFEETIAIIEEEKDEHLKGVFHCFTGTAEEARRIIDVGGFMLGIGGVITFPKGGLAETMAEVGAAHCVLETDAPYLAPVPNRGKRNESSYIPVIAEALAAAVGISMEEVARITTANAEMLFAE, from the coding sequence ATGTACATCGACACGCACGCCCACCTCTACCACAAACAGTTTGACAACGACCGCGCCGAAATGGTGCAACGCGCCTTGGACGCGGGGGTCCGCAAGCTCTTTCTCCCGAACATCGACCTCACCAGTGTGGAGGTCATGCATGCTATTTGTGATCAATTTCCTGAGGCCTGCTTCCCCATGATGGGCCTTCACCCGTGCTCGGTGGGAGAGGATCCAAGCCGTGATCTGGCGGAGGTGGAGCGTCTGCTGGCCACCGGCCGCTACTGGGCCGTGGGTGAGGTCGGCATCGACCTGCACTGGGACAAGACCTGGCTCACGCAGCAGCAGGACGCATTCCGTCAGCAGGTGCGCTGGGCCAAGGAACTCGCGTTGCCCGTGGTGATCCACTGCCGGGAGAGCTTCGAGGAAACGATCGCGATCATTGAGGAGGAGAAGGATGAGCACCTAAAAGGCGTTTTCCATTGCTTCACCGGCACGGCGGAAGAGGCGAGGCGCATCATCGATGTCGGTGGCTTCATGCTCGGGATCGGCGGCGTCATCACCTTTCCGAAAGGCGGTCTCGCGGAGACCATGGCGGAGGTCGGTGCCGCACATTGCGTGCTGGAGACCGATGCGCCTTATTTGGCACCGGTGCCCAATCGCGGCAAGCGCAACGAAAGCAGCTATATCCCGGTGATCGCCGAAGCGCTCGCGGCCGCCGTGGGCATCTCCATGGAAGAAGTGGCGCGTATTACCACCGCCAATGCGGAGATGCTCTTCGCCGAATGA
- a CDS encoding SPOR domain-containing protein, with amino-acid sequence MPLDRDIHHLLFQHDCVIVPGFGGFLTHYRPARLDEQRHLVHPPSKDLSFNKHLVRQDGLLVDQLVRREGLDFQQAKTRIEEEVTEWSEKLQRQGRLEVLQVGTFFLDHEQNLQFEPDRRVNFLKDAYGLRPVAAVPIVRPDILPKAAAVPLAEPEADTEESRRTPAFLAAAATIAILLTAATWWVVGTSGPKGIAWSGFDLLRSNEPARYVLPGAPLAQTAAPVEASIWSAPADMHGIHEMPIAGPDVATVVVDFGQAPAKAEPESTAVDTPAVQSRYHIIGGCFLEKENADRFISELQAKGFAASLVDRKGGLYRVAYGSYPLKSTAVEALEAVRKEEAPDAWMLVK; translated from the coding sequence ATGCCACTCGATCGCGACATACACCACTTGCTCTTTCAGCATGACTGCGTGATCGTGCCTGGCTTTGGCGGCTTTTTGACCCACTATCGTCCGGCGCGATTGGACGAGCAACGCCATCTGGTGCATCCGCCGTCCAAGGACCTCAGCTTCAACAAACACCTCGTGCGGCAGGATGGCCTGCTGGTGGACCAACTGGTGCGGCGAGAGGGGCTGGATTTCCAACAGGCCAAGACCAGGATCGAAGAGGAGGTGACGGAGTGGAGCGAGAAGCTGCAACGGCAAGGGCGTCTGGAAGTGCTTCAAGTCGGCACGTTCTTTTTAGATCACGAACAGAATCTGCAGTTCGAGCCGGATCGGCGCGTGAATTTTCTCAAGGATGCGTACGGTCTGCGCCCTGTGGCGGCGGTGCCCATAGTAAGGCCGGACATACTGCCGAAAGCAGCCGCTGTGCCCTTGGCTGAACCGGAAGCTGATACCGAAGAAAGTAGGCGGACCCCGGCCTTCCTGGCCGCAGCGGCCACCATCGCCATCCTGCTGACCGCCGCTACTTGGTGGGTCGTGGGCACCTCCGGTCCGAAAGGCATCGCATGGAGCGGTTTCGACCTTTTGCGAAGTAATGAGCCGGCACGATATGTCCTTCCGGGAGCGCCTCTTGCACAGACGGCAGCTCCGGTGGAAGCATCGATATGGTCGGCACCGGCGGACATGCACGGGATCCATGAAATGCCCATTGCAGGACCGGACGTGGCCACGGTGGTGGTGGACTTCGGCCAAGCGCCGGCAAAGGCTGAACCGGAAAGCACGGCCGTGGACACACCGGCCGTTCAGTCCCGATATCACATCATTGGTGGCTGCTTCCTGGAAAAGGAGAACGCGGACCGCTTCATATCCGAACTTCAGGCCAAGGGTTTTGCAGCCTCATTGGTCGATCGGAAAGGCGGATTGTACCGCGTTGCGTATGGCAGCTATCCATTGAAGTCAACCGCAGTGGAAGCCTTGGAGGCCGTCCGTAAGGAGGAAGCTCCGGATGCTTGGATGCTCGTGAAGTGA
- a CDS encoding TfoX/Sxy family protein: MAYDPQFEFRIADVILSQGVQAETVKMFGGVAFMVNGNMAVGITNKGDFMVRFNSARHEEVGEWPGAKPITFGKGDTKGFLFVDAEAVESRKAMEKWVKLSLEHVLTLPPKGKKAKRKKAPRKS; this comes from the coding sequence ATGGCCTACGACCCGCAGTTCGAATTCCGCATCGCCGATGTGATTTTGTCGCAAGGTGTGCAAGCGGAGACCGTAAAAATGTTCGGCGGTGTGGCCTTCATGGTGAATGGCAACATGGCCGTGGGCATTACCAACAAGGGGGATTTCATGGTCCGCTTCAACAGCGCGCGTCATGAGGAGGTGGGTGAATGGCCGGGAGCGAAGCCGATCACGTTCGGGAAGGGTGATACCAAAGGCTTTCTCTTTGTGGACGCGGAAGCCGTGGAAAGCCGCAAGGCCATGGAGAAGTGGGTGAAGCTTTCGCTGGAGCATGTGCTCACGCTTCCGCCTAAGGGGAAGAAGGCGAAGCGGAAGAAAGCGCCGAGGAAGAGTTGA
- a CDS encoding gliding motility-associated C-terminal domain-containing protein: MFSSRTLPLLLIAFCLFAACRKETKGDGGAGIILGQHLQLSVDSLCVQAPNIFTPNGDGMNDVFVVIPRNDNAFSLIIRNEADSVVFSTSNWYHAWNGIDPTVNGSVPTAGRYHYFINVIGTSDAQLSGNYVIYVVTDHTSPCFSTQVPPVFGDQFDPRQCGPVYPSNDVVCVW, encoded by the coding sequence ATGTTCTCCAGCCGTACCCTACCACTCTTGCTGATCGCGTTCTGCCTGTTCGCAGCCTGCAGGAAGGAGACGAAAGGCGACGGCGGTGCCGGCATCATCCTCGGCCAGCACTTGCAATTGTCCGTGGATAGCCTTTGCGTGCAGGCCCCGAACATCTTCACGCCGAACGGGGACGGCATGAATGATGTCTTCGTTGTCATACCTCGGAATGACAACGCATTCAGTCTCATCATCCGGAATGAGGCGGACAGCGTGGTCTTCTCCACATCCAACTGGTACCATGCCTGGAACGGGATCGACCCCACGGTCAACGGCAGCGTGCCGACCGCTGGCCGGTACCACTACTTCATCAACGTCATCGGAACATCGGATGCGCAACTCTCCGGCAACTACGTAATCTACGTGGTGACCGACCACACCTCGCCTTGTTTCAGCACACAGGTTCCACCGGTGTTCGGCGATCAGTTCGATCCGCGTCAATGCGGGCCTGTCTATCCGAGCAACGATGTGGTTTGTGTGTGGTGA
- the kdsB gene encoding 3-deoxy-manno-octulosonate cytidylyltransferase, whose product MTGVERILGVIPARYASSRLPGKPLLDIAGKSMVQRVVEQAKRSKSLSAVVVATDDQRIVDHVQAFGGKAVLTSADHPSGTDRCWEALELMGARNFDGVANIQGDEPFIEPEQIDEVCVCLRQPEVAIATLAQRVNDDHDLEDTGEVLVTVDVHMNALYFSRAAIPFLRNPTAAPRHEQFRYLKHVGLYAYTAASLERIVQLPPSTLEVAESLEQLRWLENGVPVRVGPTEHPSFCVDTLADLDRARRMAEGHR is encoded by the coding sequence ATGACCGGAGTGGAGCGTATCCTCGGGGTGATCCCCGCCCGGTATGCCAGCAGCAGGCTTCCCGGAAAGCCTTTGCTGGACATCGCCGGGAAGAGCATGGTGCAGCGCGTTGTGGAACAGGCCAAGCGGTCCAAAAGTCTTTCCGCCGTTGTTGTGGCCACGGATGACCAGCGGATCGTGGACCATGTACAAGCGTTCGGAGGCAAGGCCGTGTTGACTTCCGCGGACCATCCCAGCGGAACGGACCGCTGCTGGGAAGCGCTGGAACTGATGGGTGCCCGGAACTTCGATGGCGTGGCGAATATCCAAGGTGATGAGCCGTTCATCGAGCCTGAGCAGATCGACGAGGTATGCGTCTGCCTCAGGCAGCCGGAAGTTGCCATCGCCACCTTGGCCCAACGAGTAAATGACGACCATGATCTGGAGGACACGGGCGAGGTGCTCGTCACTGTGGACGTACACATGAACGCGCTCTACTTCAGTCGTGCCGCGATCCCATTTCTCCGGAACCCGACGGCCGCGCCACGCCACGAGCAGTTCCGCTATTTGAAGCATGTTGGCCTGTACGCATACACCGCCGCGTCCTTGGAACGGATCGTGCAATTGCCGCCTTCAACGCTGGAGGTTGCCGAATCCTTGGAACAACTGCGCTGGTTGGAGAACGGGGTGCCGGTGCGCGTCGGTCCCACGGAGCATCCCTCTTTCTGCGTGGACACGCTAGCGGACCTGGACCGGGCGAGGCGGATGGCGGAAGGCCACCGATAA
- a CDS encoding glycosyltransferase family 9 protein produces the protein MKVLVIRFSSIGDIVLTSPVLRCLKQQVPGMEVHFLTKNSFGSLVEHSPYVDRVHLLGDDLGHVLRTLKREKFDLVVDLHHNTRTLRVKMALGAPSKSFPKLNREKWLLVNFKKDKLPPIHIVDRYLGTVAHLGVKNDGQGLDLFIPPDQEVDLGSLPVSHRNGYIALCIGAGHFTKRLPPHKLVELAGKLKGPLVIIGGPEDQAVGRLICNSVGARAFDTTGKYDLMGSASMIRQATSVIAHDSGAMHVASAFRKNTVSVWGNTVPQFGMGPYIPQHPERAHISEVLGLSCRPCSKIGFDKCPRGHFRCMEKQDLDQIVAWAARESPPVS, from the coding sequence ATGAAAGTACTGGTCATCCGCTTCAGTTCCATTGGTGATATTGTCCTCACCTCGCCCGTGCTGCGTTGCCTGAAGCAACAAGTGCCCGGCATGGAGGTGCATTTCCTCACCAAGAACTCTTTCGGCTCCTTGGTGGAGCATTCGCCCTACGTGGACCGCGTGCACCTGCTGGGCGACGACCTGGGCCATGTACTGCGGACATTGAAGAGGGAAAAATTCGACCTTGTCGTTGACCTGCACCACAACACCCGCACATTGCGCGTGAAAATGGCGTTGGGGGCGCCTTCCAAGAGCTTTCCGAAGCTGAACCGCGAGAAGTGGTTGCTGGTAAATTTCAAAAAGGACAAGTTGCCGCCCATCCATATCGTGGACCGCTACCTCGGCACGGTGGCGCATCTCGGCGTGAAGAATGATGGGCAGGGCCTGGACCTTTTTATCCCGCCTGATCAAGAGGTGGACCTGGGTTCGCTACCTGTATCCCATCGCAACGGATACATCGCTTTGTGCATTGGCGCAGGACATTTCACCAAACGCTTGCCGCCGCACAAGTTGGTGGAACTGGCCGGCAAACTGAAAGGTCCTTTGGTGATCATCGGAGGTCCGGAGGATCAGGCGGTGGGCCGCCTGATCTGCAATTCCGTAGGCGCCCGGGCATTCGACACCACGGGGAAGTACGACCTCATGGGTTCGGCCTCCATGATCCGCCAGGCCACCAGTGTGATCGCCCACGACAGCGGCGCGATGCACGTGGCAAGCGCGTTCCGCAAGAATACGGTGAGCGTTTGGGGCAATACGGTGCCGCAGTTCGGCATGGGGCCTTACATCCCGCAACATCCGGAGCGGGCGCACATCAGTGAGGTGCTCGGGCTTTCGTGCAGGCCTTGCTCAAAGATCGGCTTCGACAAATGTCCGCGCGGCCATTTCCGCTGCATGGAGAAGCAGGATCTGGACCAGATCGTGGCTTGGGCTGCACGGGAGTCACCTCCGGTATCGTAA